In Heteronotia binoei isolate CCM8104 ecotype False Entrance Well chromosome 5, APGP_CSIRO_Hbin_v1, whole genome shotgun sequence, the DNA window tggggaaggcaatggcaaaccaccccataaaaagtctgccgtgaaaacgttgtgaaagcaacgtcaccccagaattggaaatgactggtgcttgcataggggacctttccttttccttcatgtATGAAAgaaaatgctccccccccccatttcccacaACTTAGCCTGAGtgtgtgactgaaccaaggtcacataGCGTGTTTTGTGGCTATTTAAACTTTGCTCTCCCCAATCTTAGACAAACACTTTTAACAACAACACCACTTATATACTGGATACACACCAGGAAATCTCCAAATGCCTCTCAGAATCCACAGTAAATTCTGGCATCTCAGATACCCTGACCTGAACTTTTGGGAGCCTTTGTTTGATATAAGTACAATCCAGGACAGCAGAATTGCCTCACTTGCCATATTTCATGAACCAGCTTTATCTACCACTCCACAATCATACATCCACTCAGAAACAATAGCTGAAAAGGCTATTCCCAGAtattcagtttcttcttctctaaagctgcctcgtggcacagagcggtcagctgcagtccaagttctgctcatgatctgagtttgatcccagcggaagctgggttcaggtagtcggctagaggttgattcagccttccatccttctgaggtcagtaaaatgagtccccagcttgctgggggtaaagtgtagatgactggggaaggcaaaggcaaatcaccttgtaaaaaagtctgccaagaaaatgtcaagaTGTGACGtctccagtgttccctgtaagctgagttagcgtgagctagcttacagatttttatccttcagctcacatatttttgtcttagctcaggaaaaacggccccagagcacaataatttatgcagtagctcacaactttaatgccagtagttcacaaagtacaatttttgctcacaagactctgcagcttaagaaagcctttgataatttgaattgggactttatgtttgcagtaatggaaaagatagaacttggagaacatttcataagaatgataaaagcaatatatgtggAACAGCgagcaaagttgtgtataaatgcagatcttacaaaggATATGATGATCagaaaaggtacaagacaaggttgtccgctttcaccattgttgtttataatgactctggaaattttgctgatgcaaatattagatgataaaaaaatagaagggctgaaaattagaggatttacttataaatatagagcgtttgctgatggtataatgtttataactgaaaatcctatacaagtaatacctttgctgttagccaaaatacaagaatatggagaactggtgggactttatgttaataaagaaaaatcgaaaattttatgtaaaaacatgcaagtaaataaacaaaaggaattgcagagactgacgagatgtgaagttactcctaaagtaaagtatttgggcttggagataacaatgaggaatattgatttgttcaaaaataactatgaaaagctatggcataagatgatgaagatatgtcattgctgggcagaatagctgcaattaagatgaatattctgccgagaataatgtatttgtttcaaaccattccgattgtgaaagatagaaaacaatttaataaatggcaaaggaagatttcagaatttgtatggcctgggaagaaaccaaggattaaaatgaaaattttaacagatgctaaagagagaggaggattccagctaccagatttaagactgtatcatgatgcagtttgcttagtatggataaaagactgggtgacgctgttgaataaaaaacttttaatgctggaagctcacggaaataaattcggctggcatatgtattatgggaagaaaaagatgggtgggtttttttcctcaccattatatcagaaataatttgttaaatacatggatgaagtacaagaaatatggtgatgagagaaagccattatggatagtgccagcagaagtaataaaaataacagctgaaaccagtgaagagagagggttgtcatacaatcaattactaaaaatacaaagtggcaaaatagaattgaaaactgctgaggagttgaataaaaaatatgattggtttcaaatgcaacaaataaaaagcctggtggagaatgatatcaaaactgaaagaataagacgtgagcaaacagaaatgggaaaagttctgcttggagataataaaaaattaatttcaaaaatatataagttactgttaaaatggtctacggaagatgaggtagtaaaatctcaaatgattaagtgggcaatcaatgtaaataaagaaatacagatggatacataaatttatatatataaatttttggccactgtgtgacacagagtgttggactagatgggccattggcctgatccaacatggcttctcttatgttcttagtatctttggaagaactctatgaaattatcaacatgtcagactataaaagaaaattgttttaagatgatgtataggtggtatatgactcctaaaaaattggcaaagatgaataaaaagatgccagacagatgttggaaatgtagaagacatgaaggttctttttaccatatgtggtggacttgtgaaagagcaaaaaagttttggcagatgattcaacaagaaatttcaaggatcttgggatatgaattcaagaaagtagcagagactttcttattgggattacaaatgaaaaaatttccaaaagaagatagaactttgatctggtacttgctttcagcggctaggacattgtatgcgcagttatgggagcaagaaaaaataccagaaaaatgggattggattgtaaaagttataacatggagtgagatggataaactaacaagaatcttaagagactatgatttggaagtgtataaaaaggagtggaaaaagtttagatgttatgtagaagaagaatggaataaaacgatattggacaattttttaataatgttcaagtattagaaaaaagtagaatatgaatataggttcttatggtttaagggtacctttaaatgttagtattttaagtatataacttcggcgggagtcaagtaacggggggaggggggactagaaaatagcatatgggatagataataagaaggtattaatggatattgttaccatatgttatcaataaaattgtgttttacacaagactctgcagcttagagggaacattggacgtCACCCCAGGGGCAGCAGATTGAGgctgggcaaaaggaaatactcctttaaacagcaagtgattaaaacatggaatttgctgccagaggatgtagtgacggcCACAGCCACAGAAAGCTTTAAAGCTTTCACACACTGACCTAATTCCCAATTTATGCTTCTAGCTTGAGAGCAATACAGATGCTTAAGGTGCTAAAGAGCTTAGAACTCTTAATGCCGATTTCATGAGAGCTACTGCAGCCAAAATCATAAAGAGGGTCAGCCCAAAGATAATCCTGCCACACCTTCCCTCTCATTGGGCCCTCTGAGAAGACAGCTGCCACTGTGGTAAGGGAGACTGATGGGCCAAGAGCTCATCAGCAAGATCATTTTGGGGGGAAAGGAATGGTCTCATTCATTGGGATCGTGTCCCTGTGTCACAAAACCTCCCCTGAAACTACTCATGAGTTCACCTGTGGTGGACCTAGGGCAGGACATGGAGCATTCCAAATGTTCTACGCGTGTGTtttctgatgctcttgaagattccTGCTCCCGTTTGTGTCCTCTGATGCTTTGCAGGACTGTCATTTACattgaatctccttccacactgagcattcaaaagggttTTCCCTTATTTATGTTCTCCGATACTCTTGCAGACTTCCCCTCTtcctaaatctctttccacactgagcattcaaaaggttctACATGTGTGTTTTCTGATGCTTTTGGAGATTCGCCCTctcactgaacctctttccacactcatgtggaaagaccgccctcttcagacAGGCGTTTACTAATGATTGTATTAATGTTTATGGCTAGATAAATAatacttaccgccactgttagcttaggaatgttttaattactgattggttttaatgtgtttttaatgttttattattgtattgttcattttaaatgttgtaagccgccctgagcctgcttcggcgggggagggcgggatataaataaaattttacattacattacattacattactcagagcattcaaagggtttcttccctgtgtgggttctctgatgctttagAAGACTGCCACTCACACTGAATCCCCTTCCACACtccgaacattcaaaaggtttctcccctgtgtgggttctctgatgctcttgaagactccctctctccctgaatctctttccacactttgcGCATTCAAAAGGtatctcccctgtgtgggttctttgatgcctttgaagatggccactctgactgaatctccttccacactctgagcattcaaaaggtttctctcctgtgtggattctctgatgttcttcaagATGGCCATTTtgtctgaatctcttcccacactctgagcattcaaaaggtttctcccctgtgtgggttctctgatgctttcgaagatggccactctgactgaatctcttcccacactctgagcattcaaaaggcttgtcccctgtgtgggttctatgatgcttttgaagatggccactctgacggaatctctttccacactctgagcattcataaggcttctcccctgtgtgtgtcctctgatgatactgaaggtGGCCACTATGACTGAATCcttttccacacactgagcattcaagaggcttctctcctgtgtgggttctctgatgcttttgaagactgtcactccgactgaatccctttccacactctgagcattcaaaaggcctctcccctgtgtgggttctctgatgatattgaagatggccactctgactaaatctctttccacactctgagcactcaaaagatttctcccctgtgtgggttctgcgatgcagctgaagactgccagaccaactgaatcttttcccacactctgaacattcaaaaggtttcttccctgCATGAATTGTCTGATGATATTTAAAACAGGCACTCTGAGTAAATCTTTtctcacactctaagcattcaaaagacttctcccctgtgtgggttctctgatgatgttgaagactgCCCCTCTGACTGAatgtcttcccacactctgaacattcaaaaggtttctcccctgtgtgggttcttcgatgcAGTTTAAGATTTCGACTTGTACTGAATCTCCTTCTGCACTCTGAGCACTCaagaggcttctcccctgtgtgggttctttggtgctccTGAAGATTGaaactctgactgaatttctttccacactctgagcactcaaaaggtttttcaccggtgtgggttctttgatgcagtttAAGATTGCGACTTGTACTGAatttctttccgcactctgagcattcaaaagtcttctcccctgtgtgggttctctgatgatgttgaagactgCCCCTCTGACTGAatgtcttcccacactctgaacattcaaaaggtttctcccctgtgtgggttcttcgatgcAGTTTAAGATTTCGACTTGTACTGAATCTCCTTCtgcactctgagcactcaaaaggcttctcccctgtgtgggttctttggtgctccTGAAGATTGaaactctgactgaatttctttccacactctgagcactcaaaaggtttttcaccggtgtgggttctttgatgcagtttAAGATTGCGACTTGTACTGAatttctttccgcactctgagcactcaaaaggtttctcccctgtgtgggttcttcgatgcAGTTTGAGGTGGCCACtctggctgaatctctttccacactctgagcattcataaggtttctCATCAGTGTGGGTTCTTCGATGCAGTTTAAGATTGTCACTCCTactaaatttctttccacactctgagcactgaaaagatttctcccctgtatgggttcgctgatgcttttgaagatggtcattcatactgaatctctttccacactctaagcattcaaagggcttatcccctgtgtgggttctctgatgcgatTGAAGATGGCCGCTccggctgaatctcttcccacactctgagcattcataaggtttttcccctgtgtgggttctgaaaTGCAGTTGAAGATTTTCACTtctactaaatctctttccacactctgagcactcaaaaggtttctctcctgtgtgggttc includes these proteins:
- the LOC132571628 gene encoding oocyte zinc finger protein XlCOF6-like; translation: MVETENDLAFEERLENSSRESQDIVSFPNELAETEDDQRNEEGEERHQHMTNRIDNEDLNENVRNRGIPKRKKVSGIVEKCDERKRNRFSWSGKLEEHRRTHTGEKPFECSECGKRFSRSENLQLHFRTHTGEKPYECSECGKRFSRSGHLQSHQRTHTGDKPFECLECGKRFSMNDHLQKHQRTHTGEKSFQCSECGKKFSRSDNLKLHRRTHTDEKPYECSECGKRFSQSGHLKLHRRTHTGEKPFECSECGKKFSTSRNLKLHQRTHTGEKPFECSECGKKFSQSFNLQEHQRTHTGEKPFECSECRRRFSTSRNLKLHRRTHTGEKPFECSECGKTFSQRGSLQHHQRTHTGEKTFECSECGKKFSTSRNLKLHQRTHTGEKPFECSECGKKFSQSFNLQEHQRTHTGEKPLECSECRRRFSTSRNLKLHRRTHTGEKPFECSECGKTFSQRGSLQHHQRTHTGEKSFECLEWKKPFECSECGKRFSWSGSLQLHRRTHTGEKSFECSECGKRFSQSGHLQYHQRTHTGERPFECSECGKGFSRSDSLQKHQRTHTGEKPLECSVCGKGFSHSGHLQYHQRTHTGEKPYECSECGKRFRQSGHLQKHHRTHTGDKPFECSECGKRFSQSGHLRKHQRTHTGEKPFECSECGKRFRQNGHLEEHQRIHTGEKPFECSECGRRFSQSGHLQRHQRTHTGEIPFECAKCGKRFRERGSLQEHQRTHTGEKPFECSECGRGFSVSGSLLKHQRTHTGKKP